In the genome of Desulfovibrionales bacterium, one region contains:
- a CDS encoding methylenetetrahydrofolate reductase C-terminal domain-containing protein: MIIATQKDLAEIKHMIAPYKKVLIVGCGMCMTFCSAGGPDEVARLAENLATDREGLTVEKGMIPRQCSDKFIDRLEEKIQDYEAILSMACGNGVQAVARRFPDKRVLPALNTQFIGIEQEPGVWTEMCMACGDCILGRTAGVCPVTRCAKGLLNGPCGGSQEGKCEVSKDRPCAWQEIYHGLKRLGLLDYLRGETQIKGWAVHPGRVIREELKAKEG; this comes from the coding sequence ATGATTATTGCTACACAAAAAGACCTGGCGGAAATAAAACACATGATCGCTCCCTATAAAAAGGTTCTGATAGTAGGGTGTGGTATGTGCATGACGTTCTGTTCCGCAGGCGGGCCGGATGAGGTGGCAAGGCTGGCCGAAAATCTGGCGACGGACAGAGAGGGACTGACCGTAGAAAAGGGCATGATTCCCCGGCAGTGTTCGGATAAATTCATCGATCGCCTGGAGGAGAAAATTCAGGATTATGAAGCCATCCTTTCTATGGCCTGCGGCAACGGCGTGCAGGCTGTGGCCAGACGGTTTCCGGACAAACGTGTTCTGCCGGCGCTCAACACACAGTTTATCGGCATTGAACAAGAACCGGGCGTCTGGACTGAAATGTGTATGGCTTGCGGCGATTGTATCCTGGGGAGGACGGCCGGTGTGTGCCCGGTGACACGCTGTGCTAAGGGCCTGCTCAATGGGCCGTGTGGCGGCTCCCAGGAGGGTAAGTGTGAGGTTTCTAAAGATCGCCCCTGCGCCTGGCAGGAGATATACCATGGACTAAAGCGGCTGGGGCTTTTGGATTATTTAAGAGGCGAGACGCAAATAAAGGGCTGGGCCGTTCACCCGGGTAGGGTAATTAGGGAAGAACTGAAGGCGAAAGAAGGCTGA